The Clostridioides difficile genome has a segment encoding these proteins:
- a CDS encoding 4Fe-4S binding protein yields the protein MKSLFKFNKELCTACGACLLACIDQNDNDIDKGELFRRVFTMEEGERVDYFSLSCVHCDEAKCVDVCPKDCFKKENKFVILDNQNCIGCKLCEKACEYGALIYGNDGKANKCNGCVERNECGMEAPCVMVCPTGALKFNIEVD from the coding sequence ATGAAAAGTTTATTTAAATTTAATAAAGAATTATGTACAGCATGTGGAGCTTGTTTACTTGCTTGTATAGACCAAAATGATAATGATATAGATAAGGGTGAACTTTTTAGACGTGTATTTACAATGGAAGAGGGAGAAAGGGTAGACTATTTTTCATTATCATGTGTTCATTGTGATGAAGCAAAATGTGTAGATGTATGTCCTAAAGATTGTTTTAAAAAAGAAAATAAATTTGTAATATTAGATAATCAAAACTGTATAGGATGTAAACTTTGTGAAAAAGCTTGTGAATATGGAGCTTTAATTTATGGAAATGATGGTAAGGCAAATAAGTGTAATGGTTGTGTTGAAAGAAATGAGTGTGGTATGGAAGCACCTTGTGTAATGGTATGTCCTACAGGAGCATTAAAGTTTAATATAGAAGTAGATTAA
- a CDS encoding DUF2975 domain-containing protein, translating into MSDKLIKNLLNGILQILLFLLGLALSVGGVKGFSYLCFSGEATIQGSIYGILMFVFGVSYFIIVKLLLEVLNSSEYSLFINENAKRFRLIGYLLLLNSVIEFISTFGTTGTGMRFLDLGFGFYFTVPTLVYFVVALMSFVISDGFKKAIKIKQDNDLTI; encoded by the coding sequence GTGTCTGATAAACTTATAAAAAATCTATTAAATGGTATATTACAAATTTTACTTTTTCTTTTAGGATTAGCACTTTCTGTAGGAGGAGTTAAAGGTTTTAGCTATCTTTGTTTTAGTGGTGAAGCAACTATACAAGGTTCTATATATGGAATATTAATGTTTGTTTTTGGTGTATCATATTTTATTATAGTAAAGTTATTGTTAGAAGTATTAAATAGCTCTGAATATAGCTTATTCATAAATGAAAATGCAAAAAGGTTTAGACTTATTGGCTATCTTTTACTTTTAAATTCTGTTATAGAATTTATTTCAACTTTTGGTACTACTGGAACAGGAATGAGATTCCTAGATTTAGGATTCGGATTTTACTTTACAGTTCCAACTCTTGTGTATTTTGTGGTGGCTCTTATGAGTTTTGTAATTTCAGATGGATTTAAGAAGGCAATAAAGATAAAGCAAGATAATGATTTAACTATTTAG
- a CDS encoding prolyl-tRNA synthetase associated domain-containing protein produces MFYISDIFATAPKIFSTKLQEEVYKTLDYLKLPFERVDTDTAISMEDCVLINKKLDMNMVKTLFLCNKKKTLFYLFITTGDKKFDTKKFSKELNISRVSFASEELFENMLGTKIGAATIFSTIIDCNRTIQVIFDKEVLENDCYGCSDGTNTGYMKIKTEYILNILLPYTKHKYKVIEI; encoded by the coding sequence ATGTTCTATATAAGTGATATTTTTGCTACAGCACCAAAAATCTTTTCAACTAAATTGCAAGAGGAAGTTTATAAAACTTTAGACTATCTTAAATTACCTTTTGAAAGAGTTGATACAGATACAGCAATATCTATGGAAGACTGTGTATTAATCAATAAAAAATTAGATATGAATATGGTGAAAACTTTATTTTTATGTAACAAGAAAAAGACCTTATTTTATCTTTTCATTACAACTGGAGACAAAAAATTTGATACGAAAAAATTTAGTAAAGAATTAAATATATCTCGTGTATCATTTGCTTCAGAAGAATTATTCGAGAACATGTTGGGAACCAAAATAGGTGCTGCAACAATTTTTAGCACAATTATTGATTGTAATAGAACTATCCAAGTAATATTTGATAAAGAAGTTCTAGAAAATGATTGTTATGGATGTAGTGACGGAACAAATACTGGATACATGAAAATAAAAACTGAATATATATTAAATATTTTATTACCATATACTAAACATAAGTATAAAGTTATTGAAATCTAA
- a CDS encoding amino acid ABC transporter permease, with the protein MIFSMKYFLELFPIIMKSFNVTVILAISSLVFSLIIGTIVALSSYYKVKVLNQICKVYVSIFRGTPLMPQLFFLYFGLAYMSDFVKNMDPVFATSIVLSLNMGAYMSETIRASILSIDKGQIEAAYAMGLTNLQTMKRIVVPQAIRVALPSLFNNFIDLIKGSSVAFVVGVNDIMGAAKSQGALSFKFFEVYGAVMVIYWCIITPLSWGQKKLEKKIGNY; encoded by the coding sequence ATGATTTTTAGCATGAAATATTTTTTGGAATTATTTCCAATAATAATGAAATCATTCAATGTAACTGTGATTTTAGCAATAAGTTCACTGGTATTTTCATTAATTATAGGAACGATAGTAGCGTTATCATCTTATTATAAAGTCAAAGTATTAAATCAAATATGCAAAGTATATGTATCAATATTTAGAGGTACACCTCTTATGCCACAGTTGTTCTTCTTATATTTTGGTTTGGCTTATATGAGTGATTTTGTAAAAAATATGGACCCGGTATTTGCAACATCTATAGTACTTAGTTTGAATATGGGGGCTTATATGTCAGAAACGATAAGAGCATCTATACTTTCAATTGATAAGGGGCAGATAGAAGCGGCATATGCGATGGGATTAACAAATTTACAAACAATGAAAAGAATAGTTGTACCACAGGCAATAAGAGTTGCACTACCATCATTATTCAATAATTTTATAGATTTAATTAAAGGTTCTTCTGTAGCTTTTGTTGTTGGAGTAAATGATATAATGGGTGCTGCCAAATCACAAGGAGCATTAAGTTTTAAGTTCTTTGAGGTGTATGGAGCAGTTATGGTAATTTATTGGTGTATAATAACTCCTTTAAGTTGGGGACAAAAAAAATTAGAAAAGAAAATTGGCAATTATTGA
- a CDS encoding amino acid ABC transporter substrate-binding protein translates to MIKRNIIKCLVAVLSLTILATGCTKKEEAKDEKIVTVASSNSADPYSYVDNGEHKGFEVDMWKEIGKRSGYKIKMEPTGFSSIFGMLDSGKVDVAANFFGMSKERLEKYDASVPYGSDSVCIAVKDGNNEINKLEDLKGKVVAVSEGSQGQQVAATVNKDNLFEEKVYGDGTNGIQDLDLGRVSAWIDAELTVVGDSKKANMKVRVLDEKLSVTNIAYFFKKNDEKSKVIKEDVNKAIEEMLADGTVKKISEKWFGMDVSVDIQK, encoded by the coding sequence ATGATAAAAAGAAATATTATAAAATGTTTGGTAGCAGTTTTGTCGTTAACAATTTTAGCCACTGGTTGTACAAAAAAGGAAGAAGCAAAGGATGAAAAAATTGTAACTGTAGCTTCATCTAATTCGGCTGATCCATATTCTTATGTTGACAATGGGGAACATAAAGGGTTTGAAGTTGATATGTGGAAAGAAATAGGTAAAAGAAGTGGATATAAAATAAAAATGGAACCAACAGGTTTTAGCTCTATATTTGGAATGTTAGATTCAGGTAAAGTTGATGTAGCAGCGAACTTTTTTGGAATGTCTAAAGAGAGATTAGAAAAATATGATGCTTCTGTTCCTTATGGCTCTGATTCTGTATGTATAGCTGTAAAAGATGGAAACAATGAAATAAACAAGCTTGAAGATTTAAAAGGAAAAGTAGTAGCAGTGTCAGAAGGTTCCCAAGGTCAACAAGTTGCAGCAACTGTTAATAAAGATAATTTATTTGAAGAAAAGGTTTATGGTGATGGAACTAATGGTATTCAAGATTTAGACTTAGGAAGAGTTAGTGCATGGATTGATGCAGAGCTTACTGTTGTAGGAGATTCTAAAAAAGCTAATATGAAAGTAAGAGTGTTAGATGAAAAACTATCAGTTACTAATATAGCTTATTTCTTTAAGAAAAATGATGAAAAATCAAAAGTTATAAAAGAAGATGTAAACAAGGCAATTGAAGAGATGCTTGCAGATGGAACAGTGAAAAAGATATCTGAAAAATGGTTTGGAATGGATGTAAGTGTTGATATACAAAAATAA
- a CDS encoding amidohydrolase: MIEDKIKSIALKNNEEVIKIRRQIHRNPELAFKEFETSKLIKKELDKLNIEYIDVAGTGVLATIKGNNDGRKTILLRADMDALPIKEENDLEFKSTNDNMHACGHDAHVSWLLGAAMILNDIKEELCGNVKLLFQPGEEKGGSDIVIKENVLEGVDVLATGHCWPTIESGKIGIARNCAMAATNTFEITIIGKGGHGAEPHNCIDPIAVGNAVYSSIQQIVSRKIDPVVPVVVSVCSFNSGISKNIIPDICTLQGTIRAISQEKVLEISEVLERMVRNICEAHGADCKFEKSAGGDAVINDKNMIELGRKSALKILGDENIEMIDFPAMTGEDFAIYMKERPGLFMYIGVGNKEKNINYKLHNNKFDIDEKCLSTASSLFAQLAVDYLFQC, encoded by the coding sequence ATGATTGAAGATAAAATAAAATCTATTGCACTAAAAAATAATGAAGAGGTTATAAAAATAAGACGACAAATACACAGAAATCCAGAATTGGCATTTAAAGAATTTGAAACATCCAAACTTATAAAAAAAGAGTTAGATAAGCTTAATATTGAATACATAGATGTTGCAGGTACGGGAGTATTAGCAACTATAAAAGGAAATAATGATGGTAGAAAAACAATACTACTTAGAGCTGATATGGATGCACTCCCAATAAAAGAAGAAAATGATTTAGAATTTAAATCTACAAATGATAATATGCATGCTTGTGGACATGATGCACATGTTTCATGGTTATTAGGGGCAGCAATGATTTTAAATGACATAAAAGAAGAACTATGTGGAAATGTAAAATTACTATTTCAACCAGGCGAAGAAAAAGGTGGCTCTGATATCGTAATTAAGGAAAATGTACTTGAAGGTGTGGACGTATTAGCAACTGGTCATTGTTGGCCAACTATTGAATCAGGGAAAATTGGAATTGCTAGAAATTGTGCTATGGCAGCAACGAATACTTTTGAAATAACAATAATTGGTAAAGGTGGCCATGGAGCAGAGCCTCACAATTGTATAGACCCGATTGCGGTTGGAAATGCAGTATATTCATCCATACAACAGATAGTTTCAAGGAAAATTGACCCAGTTGTGCCAGTAGTAGTATCTGTTTGTTCTTTTAATTCTGGTATCTCTAAAAATATAATACCAGATATATGTACACTTCAAGGAACTATTAGAGCTATAAGTCAGGAAAAAGTACTTGAAATAAGTGAAGTACTGGAGCGTATGGTAAGAAATATATGTGAAGCTCATGGAGCGGATTGCAAGTTTGAAAAGAGTGCAGGAGGAGACGCTGTCATAAATGATAAAAATATGATAGAACTAGGAAGAAAAAGTGCTTTAAAAATACTTGGAGATGAAAATATTGAAATGATTGATTTTCCAGCAATGACAGGTGAAGATTTTGCTATTTATATGAAGGAAAGACCTGGTTTATTTATGTATATAGGTGTAGGTAATAAAGAAAAAAATATAAATTATAAACTTCATAATAACAAGTTTGATATAGATGAAAAATGTCTAAGTACAGCATCTTCATTATTTGCACAACTTGCAGTAGATTATCTTTTTCAATGTTAG